One region of Camelina sativa cultivar DH55 chromosome 6, Cs, whole genome shotgun sequence genomic DNA includes:
- the LOC104790500 gene encoding AAA-ATPase At3g28600-like isoform X1, producing the protein MMMMGNTFGSSLASLFFLLATVQQIFPNHLNIAIKEFLISTIQQLSFFQKISDRFINFFSPYVEINFSQYEDYQFNHAFSAIETYLGAKATDKAKHLRASQVRESKGLVLKRDETKVRDEYEGVNVWWEIETDSNGYRTFKLTFHRRSRDIVTDSYIQYVVEEGKSIEAKNKKMKLFTNNPSSQWESSKASLWRYIDFEHPANFETLAMDPKKKEEILSDLVAFSIGKEYYKKIGKAWKRGYLLYGPPGTGKSTMIAAMANLLNYSIYDLELTAIQNNSELRKLLTATSSKSIIVIEDIDCSLDLTGKRKKNESYSTSLRKDRGKSNAEDESFVTLSGLLNFIDGVWSACGQERIIVFTTNHLEKLDPALIRRGRMDMHIELSYCTFEAFKILAKNYLDLDSHPLFKKIESLMKETKIAPADVAENLMKKNREIDADGSLKDLIQALEKRKKVQRDQVDEHKDKKRNNIRNAFRMLF; encoded by the coding sequence atgatgatgatgggaaaTACATTTGGTTCAAGCTTGGCGAGTTTATTCTTCTTGTTGGCAACTGTTCAACAAATCTTCCCTAACCACCTCAATATCGCTATCAAAGAGTTTCTTATTTCCACAATCCAACAACTCTCATTTTTCCAGAAAATTTCCGACAGAttcatcaacttcttctctcCGTATGTCGAAATCAATTTCTCTCAGTACGAAGACTATCAATTCAATCACGCTTTCTCAGCTATCGAGACTTACCTTGGGGCAAAAGCAACTGATAAAGCAAAGCATCTAAGAGCAAGCCAGGTTAGAGAGAGTAAAGGCTTGGTTTTGAAACGAGACGAAACTAAAGTCCGAGATGAGTATGAAGGAGTTAATGTCTGGTGGGAGATTGAAACCGACTCAAATGGATATAGAACGTTCAAGCTCACTTTCCATAGACGGTCACGAGATATTGTAACCGATTCTTACATACAGTATGTTGTTGAAGAAGGCAAATCGATTGAagccaagaacaagaagatgaagttgtTCACAAATAATCCGAGTTCTCAGTGGGAATCAAGCAAGGCTAGTCTTTGGAGATATATTGACTTCGAGCATCCTGCGAACTTTGAGACGTTAGCTATGGAtccaaagaagaaagaggagatcTTGAGTGATCTTGTTGCGTTTAGCATTGGAAAAGAGTATTACAAGAAGATTGGGAAAGCTTGGAAGAGGGGTTACTTGCTATATGGGCCACCGGGGACCGGTAAATCGACAATGATTGCTGCAATGGCGAATCTTTTGAACTATAGTATCTACGATCTTGAACTCACAGCTATACAGAACAACTCGGAGTTGAGAAAACTACTCACTGCTACTTCTAGTAAGTCGATTATTGTGATTGAAGACATTGATTGTTCTTTGGATCTCACGggtaaaagaaagaagaacgaGAGCTACTCGACTAGCTTGAGAAAAGATAGAGGAAAAAGCAATGCAGAAGACGAGAGTTTCGTGACGCTTTCGGGGCTTTTAAATTTCATTGATGGGGTCTGGTCTGCTTGTGGACAAGAGAGGATTATTGTCTTCACGACGAATCACTTGGAGAAACTTGACCCGGCTTTAATCAGGAGAGGGAGAATGGATATGCATATTGAGTTGTCTTACTGTACATTCGAGGCGTTCAAGATTCTAGCCAAGAACTATCTGGATCTTGATTCTCATCCTCTGTTCAAAAAGATCGAGTCTTTGATGAAGGAAACAAAGATCGCACCAGCCGATGTTGCTGAgaacttgatgaagaagaatcgTGAAATAGATGCTGATGGATCTCTTAAAGACCTGATTCAAGCTctagagaagaggaagaaggttCAGAGAGATCAAGTAGATGAACACAAGGACAAAAAGCGTAACAATATACGTAATGCATTTCGCATGTTATTTTAA
- the LOC104790497 gene encoding AAA-ATPase At3g28570, mitochondrial-like, with protein MLHKGENERHTTQLEIMSQPKKREDQTLQTHKTRKPIIEILMGSIVKPMFGNSLTTIGSNIAGLFFIWSTLKRSFPRQIQQLLLNAIQRVPILKKLSDKILGFLSPYAHISFSEIEERRFNFAYAAVKTYLGGKVNSGVKNLKGNQLKENTSLDLKRDDVTIEEEYEGVTMCWEILKCAKGKKICKLTFHRSNWDVVTGSYLSYVMEEGRSIEARKKKVKVYMNNPSLHWKHHTKGLWTSVDFEHPATFDTLAMDTEKKDEILSDLLAFRDGKEYYDRIGKAWKRGYLLFGPPGTGKSTMIAAIANLMKYNIFDLELTSIENNWELKKLLISTTSKSIIVIEDIDCSLDLTGERNGKDVKGDKEGKKKKALTLSGLLNFIDGIWSACGQERIIVFTTNHLEKLDRALIREAYCTFGAFKILAKNYLNLDSHPLFGKIESLLKETKITPADVAENLMVQDLQTEVDGSLNGLIRTLEIINWSQKLKADGQHSKEISQI; from the coding sequence ATGTTACATAAGGGAGAGAACGAGAGACACACAACACAATTAGAGATTATGAGCCAAcccaaaaagagagaagatcaaACCCTTCAAACTCACAAAACCAGGAAACCAATCATCGAAATCTTGATGGGATCGATCGTGAAGCCAATGTTTGGAAATAGCCTAACAACGATTGGATCAAACATAGCTGGTCTCTTCTTCATTTGGTCAACTCTCAAGCGATCCTTCCCTCGACAGATTCAGCAGCTTCTCTTGAATGCAATCCAACGAGTACCCATTCTCAAGAAACTCTCAGACAAGATCCTCGGCTTCTTATCCCCTTATGCTCACATTAGTTTCAGCGAAATCGAAGAGCGTAGATTCAACTTTGCATACGCAGCTGTCAAGACCTATCTTGGTGGAAAAGTTAACTCTGGAGTGAAGAATCTCAAAGGGAACCAGCTGAAGGAGAACACGTCTTTGGATTTGAAAAGGGACGATGTTACGATCGAAGAGGAGTATGAAGGTGTGACGATGTGTTGGGAGATTTTGAAGTGTGCTAAAGGGAAGAAGATATGTAAGCTTACGTTTCATAGAAGTAATTGGGATGTTGTCACTGGTTCTTACTTGAGCTACGTTATGGAAGAAGGGAGGTCCATTGAGGctaggaagaagaaggtgaaggtgTATATGAATAATCCAAGTTTACATTGGAAGCATCATACGAAAGGTCTATGGACTAGTGTTGATTTCGAGCATCCAGCAACTTTTGATACATTGGCGATGGATAcagagaagaaggatgagatttTGAGTGATCTTTTGGCTTTTAGAGATGGCAAAGAGTATTACGATAGGATCGGGAAAGCTTGGAAGAGGGGATACTTGTTGTTTGGGCCTCCAGGGACAGGTAAGTCTACGATGATTGCGGCTATTGCCAATCTGATGAAGTATAATATCTTTGATCTTGAGTTGACTTCGATAGAGAACAACTGGGAGTTGAAGAAGCTGTTGATATCAACGACTAGTAAGTCCATCATTGTGATTGAGGATATAGACTGTTCCTTGGATCTCACTGGAGAAAGGAACGGTAAAGACGTGAAAGGCGAtaaagaagggaagaagaagaaagcgcTTACACTCTCAGGCTTATTGAACTTCATAGATGGGATTTGGTCAGCTTGTGGGCAAGAGAGGATCATTGTGTTTACAACGAATCACTTGGAGAAACTTGACAGAGCTTTGATTAGAGAGGCTTATTGCACATTCGGTGCTTTCAAGATTCTTGCCAAGAACTATCTGAATCTTGATTCACATCCCTTGTTTGGAAAGATCGAGTCTTTGCTTAAAGAAACGAAGATAACACCGGCTGATGTTGCGGAGAATCTGATGGTGCAAGATCTTCAAACTGAAGTTGATGGCTCACTCAATGGTTTGATCAGAACTTTGGAGATAATCAATTGGAGCCAAAAGTTGAAGGCCGATGGACAACACAGCAAGGAGATTAGTCAAATTTAG
- the LOC104790500 gene encoding AAA-ATPase At3g28600-like isoform X2 — protein MMMMGNTFGSSLASLFFLLATVQQIFPNHLNIAIKEFLISTIQQLSFFQKISDRFINFFSPYVEINFSQYEDYQFNHAFSAIETYLGAKATDKAKHLRASQVRESKGLVLKRDETKVRDEYEGVNVWWEIETDSNGYRTFKLTFHRRSRDIVTDSYIQYVVEEGKSIEAKNKKMKLFTNNPSSQWESSKASLWRYIDFEHPANFETLAMDPKKKEEILSDLVAFSIGKEYYKKIGKAWKRGYLLYGPPGTGKSTMIAAMANLLNYSIYDLELTAIQNNSELRKLLTATSSKSIIVIEDIDCSLDLTGKRKKNESYSTSLRKDRGKSNAEDESFVTLSGLLNFIDGVWSACGQERIIVFTTNHLEKLDPALIRRGRMDMHIELSYCTFEAFKILAKNYLDLDSHPLFKKIESLMKETKIAPADVAENLMKKNREIDADGSLKDLIQALEKRKKVQRDQVDEHKDKKRNNIRNAFRMLF, from the exons atgatgatgatgggaaaTACATTTGGTTCAAGCTTGGCGAGTTTATTCTTCTTGTTGGCAACTGTTCAACAAATCTTCCCTAACCACCTCAATATCGCTATCAAAGAGTTTCTTATTTCCACAATCCAACAACTCTCATTTTTCCAGAAAATTTCCGACAGAttcatcaacttcttctctcCGTATGTCGAAATCAATTTCTCTCAGTACGAAGACTATCAATTCAATCACGCTTTCTCAGCTATCGAGACTTACCTTGGGGCAAAAGCAACTGATAAAGCAAAGCATCTAAGAGCAAGCCAGGTTAGAGAGAGTAAAGGCTTGGTTTTGAAACGAGACGAAACTAAAGTCCGAGATGAGTATGAAGGAGTTAATGTCTGGTGGGAGATTGAAACCGACTCAAATGGATATAGAACGTTCAAGCTCACTTTCCATAGACGGTCACGAGATATTGTAACCGATTCTTACATACAGTATGTTGTTGAAGAAGGCAAATCGATTGAagccaagaacaagaagatgaagttgtTCACAAATAATCCGAGTTCTCAGTGGGAATCAAGCAAGGCTAGTCTTTGGAGATATATTGACTTCGAGCATCCTGCGAACTTTGAGACGTTAGCTATGGAtccaaagaagaaagaggagatcTTGAGTGATCTTGTTGCGTTTAGCATTGGAAAAGAGTATTACAAGAAGATTGGGAAAGCTTGGAAGAGGGGTTACTTGCTATATGGGCCACCGGGGACCGGTAAATCGACAATGATTGCTGCAATGGCGAATCTTTTGAACTATAGTATCTACGATCTTGAACTCACAGCTATACAGAACAACTCGGAGTTGAGAAAACTACTCACTGCTACTTCTAGTAAGTCGATTATTGTGATTGAAGACATTGATTGTTCTTTGGATCTCACGggtaaaagaaagaagaacgaGAGCTACTCGACTAGCTTGAGAAAAGATAGAGGAAAAAGCAATGCAGAAGACGAGAGTTTCGTGACGCTTTCGGGGCTTTTAAATTTCATTGATGGGGTCTGGTCTGCTTGTGGACAAGAGAGGATTATTGTCTTCACGACGAATCACTTGGAGAAACTTGACCCGGCTTTAATCAGGAGAGGGAGAATGGATATGCATATTGAGTTGTCTTACTGTACATTCGAGGCGTTCAAG ATTCTAGCCAAGAACTATCTGGATCTTGATTCTCATCCTCTGTTCAAAAAGATCGAGTCTTTGATGAAGGAAACAAAGATCGCACCAGCCGATGTTGCTGAgaacttgatgaagaagaatcgTGAAATAGATGCTGATGGATCTCTTAAAGACCTGATTCAAGCTctagagaagaggaagaaggttCAGAGAGATCAAGTAGATGAACACAAGGACAAAAAGCGTAACAATATACGTAATGCATTTCGCATGTTATTTTAA
- the LOC104790498 gene encoding AAA-ATPase At3g28580 encodes MTTMGQLWTNTGSGLATLMFVYTIFKQFFPQFGDNLEPLFHRIFSPFYPYIQITFHEYSGEHFKRSEAYLGIQSYLSKDSSARAKKLKASTTKGSKSLVLSMDDKEEITDDFEGVRVWWQSKKEGASRQSFSFYPEADEKRFYMLRFHRRDREVIIKKYLDHVMREGKTIELKNRERKLYSNTPGQSHGNNTKWSHVTFEHPATFDTLAMEETKKEEIKSDLVKFSKSKDYYKKIGKAWKRGYLLFGPPGTGKSTMIAAMANFLEYDVYDLELTTVKDNTHLRRLLIETSAKSIIVIEDIDCSLSLTGQRKKKEEEEEDGDDKNMIEKKMMKNEGENKESKVTLSGLLNFIDGLWSACGGERIIVFTTNFVDKLDPALIRKGRMDKHIEMSYCCFEAFKVLAKNYLDVEESELFEEIKMLLEVEEIKMTPADVGESLLPKSEKEGAETCLKRLIEALKEEEEEAKRKVEEEAKQKKEEEEEKQRKKEKKAEIEAEKEKKKKIEENGEEECGV; translated from the coding sequence atgacaacgATGGGTCAGTTATGGACCAACACAGGCTCTGGTCTAGCAACTCTCATGTTTGTATACACAATCTTCAAACAATTCTTCCCTCAGTTTGGAGACAACTTGGAACCGTTGTTTCATAGAATCTTCAGTCCCTTCTACCCTTACATCCAAATAACATTCCATGAGTACAGCGGAGAGCATTTCAAGAGAAGCGAGGCTTACTTAGGGATCCAGAGCTATCTCAGCAAAGACTCTTCTGCTCGAGCCAAGAAGCTTAAAGCCAGCACAACTAAAGGAAGCAAATCTCTTGTTCTGAGCATGGATGATAAGGAAGAGATCACTGACGATTTCGAGGGCGTTAGGGTTTGGTGGCAGTCGAAGAAAGAAGGAGCTAGTAGACAATCGTTCTCATTTTACCCTGAAGCTGATGAGAAGAGGTTTTACATGTTGAGGTTCCATAGACGTGACAGAGAAGTAATCATAAAGAAGTATCTTGACCATGTTATGAGAGAAGGGAAGACGATAGAGCTTAAGAACAGAGAGAGGAAGCTTTATTCGAATACTCCAGGACAGAGCCACGGTAACAACACTAAGTGGAGTCATGTAACGTTTGAGCATCCAGCTACGTTTGATACTCTAGCTATGGAGGAgacgaagaaggaagagatCAAGAGCGACTTGGTGAAGTTTAGTAAGAGTAAAGATTATTACAAGAAGATTGGCAAAGCGTGGAAGAGAGGGTATCTTTTGTTTGGACCACCCGGGACTGGGAAATCGACCATGATCGCTGCAATGGCTAATTTCTTGGAGTATGATGTTTACGATCTTGAATTGACAACGGTGAAGGATAACACACATCTGAGGAGGTTGTTGATTGAGACGTCGGCGAAATCGATTATTGTGATTGAAGATATTGATTGTTCTCTTAGCCTCACGggacagaggaagaagaaggaggaggaagaggaagatggagatGATAAGAACatgattgagaagaagatgatgaaaaacGAAGGTGAGAATAAAGAGAGCAAAGTTACTTTATCAGGGCTACTTAATTTCATTGATGGGTTATGGTCAGCTTGTGGTGGTGAGAGGATCATTGTGTTCACTACAAACTTTGTGGACAAGCTAGATCCGGCTTTGATTAGGAAAGGAAGAATGGATAAACATATAGAGATGTCGTATTGCTGTTTCGAAGCGTTCAAGGTGTTGGCCAAGAACTATTTGGATGTTGAGGAGAGTGAGCTGTTTGAAGAGATAAAGATGTTGCTTGAGGTTGAAGAAATCAAGATGACACCAGCGGATGTTGGGGAGAGCCTGTTGCCGAAATCAGAAAAGGAAGGAGCTGAGACTTGTTTGAAGCGATTGATTGAAGCGTtgaaggaagaggaggaggaagcaaaGAGGAAGGTCGAGGAAGAGGCGAaacagaagaaggaagaagaggaagagaagcagaggaaaaaggaaaagaaagcagagattgaggcagagaaagagaagaagaaaaagattgaagaaaatggtgaagaagaGTGTGGAGTTTGA